The Aedes albopictus strain Foshan chromosome 1, AalbF5, whole genome shotgun sequence genomic interval acatgtaaaggaataacatcaataataaaatctcaatttttggcccaagttacgaggcgaataacttttttcacaagcgtcggatcactttgcggtcttcggtaaagtttttcggcatatcctaggctatactttaacgttattggttacatggtgttagacaaaagaattcaacttatgagtaaaatgtaaaaaagtacgttttcccatactaacttccatacaaatttcaatcgcaatgcggaatacggggacgcaaccaatcgcttccaaattttgcacagttgttttggacgctaatatagattgaaaaacctttgttccgggttgatacgatcaaatttaaagtttctccatataacgttgacccactctaatgggtatgggacatggccatatataggcaatatttggctatttctaatctcggcaggcacaacttaataaagtaaatgcattggacttttctcagaagtgtatttgatgattctgagttggtctcgttaggggtcattgcaaaatacgtaacctttttttcctactattgatgagtatgggatatggccatatataggcaatatttggctatttctcatctcggcaggcacaacttaataaagtaaatgcattggactcttctcagaagtgtatttgatgattctgagttggtctcgttaggggtcattgcaaaatacgtaattttttttcctgctaatgatgggtatgggacatggccatatataggcaatatttggttatttctcatctcggcaggcacaacttaataaagtaaatgcattggacttttctcagaagtgtatttgatgattctgagttggtctcgttaggggtcattgcaaaatacgtaacttttttttcctactattgatgagtatgggatatggccatatatatgcaatatttggttatttctcatctcggcaggcacaacttaataaagtaaatgcattggactcttctcagacgtgtatttgattattctgagttggtctcgttaggggtcattgcaaaatacgtaacattttttcctgctaatgatgggtatgggacatggccatatataggcaatatttggctatttctcatctcggcaggcacaacttaataaagtaaatgcattggactcttctcagaagtgtatttgatgattctgagttggtctcgttaggggtcattgcaaaatacgtaactttttttcctactattgatgagtatgggatatggccatatataggcaatatttggttatttctcatctcggcaggcacaacttaataaagtaaatgcattggactcttctcagaagtgtttttgatgattctgagttggtctcgttaggggtcattgaaaaatacgtaacatttttttgcTACTGCTTAAGGTTATGGGGCATGATCAAATGTAGGCTTTATTCTTGTTTATTGCTAAAATAGGCATGTTTGCTCTACTAATCAAATACGAACTTCGTGAATAAGTGTTAATTGAGAATTgcgtttaaaaaaaattaaaaagctaAAATGATCAACAAACTACATACAGAAAATAAGAATAACCGAGTCATAATTCAGAAAACGTGTTTTTTCCTTTGAATTTTGAGAAAAGTTTGGATAATTTGCAATTctcaattgagaaaaaaaattcaaattccgattttcaactgctcgcataagtcctgttcaatgaagtaagTTGAACATGGTCGAAGTTGCTGCTGCATCCTGCGCTTACCCATTTGTCTACGAATTggcttcattgaacaggactataaatattttctggcgttcgatttgcatAGGGCGAATCTGTATaaaaatcacagcaaacatacgacctattcacaTCGAACTCCATCGAACTGCAGTTTCGATTGGAATGGCAAGAATGCCCCGTGCACGGACATCGTTTTAAAAACGAGTTTTGCGCTAGCAACTTGCATGCAAGCATCAGTTCAATAACGCCCCTATCTACTGCTACGCCCTGTTTGCTAGCGCGATCCGATGTCTCGCGCATTTAACTTAGCTGAGCagtgggacagtatgcgtagaaaaacaacatggtacagatatgcttagaacggcagtttaATCAATCGACAGTAAGTTTTCGTTTCTCTGTTATTTGCATGGAatataatatatttttatttaattgtaATAAATTTTCAGTTCGTCACAGCAAAACACAACACAGCACTAGACTAATCGGCACAGCAATAAAAACATCTTTAAACCTGTAGAAGCAAACAAACTCCTCCCAGCGTCCACTTTGCCGGGTTCTCCTTGGACTTCAAGTTGAACGTCCACACGTAAGTAGGTCCTCGATCcctgtaaattaaaaaaaaaaacaattggcttctttaacccttccgttaccaaccccccataacgagagtgcgaaaaaacattcttttcgttataacttttttgtttttcaatatttttcgaccaaattttgacacaataagcggatatccttctattttaaggatttgctagggattgttggaatggccacctggttccggagttattccggaatcaaaatgggtcattcgatttggccatttggaaaaagtaaattttcgatatgagagccgttcagttttcagacctaagtgcactagaatgatagaaaaatttgtctagaagtccatcccggtcactacgtgccttggaacccgttttacggatgttccggggaaccggttccggggtcaatttttgaatatgattcaataccatcatgcgacacctcaaacttcgtgatttttcaagatgcatcattctgtgctattttggcgttgtctgaaatacttttagccattttggaaccggtattcggatttcccgggaatcggttccggtggttccagggtccaattttcgaaaataaacaaacaccatcatgcgacatatcaaacttcatgattttgaaaattatggcactttatcataatggttggccaataaggatacatttggccattatggaatcgttatacagattttccggattccagttccggggccaagttttgaaaaaattcctccggaaattccttcaggaattcctccaggaattcccccaggtattcctccgaaaattcctccaggagttcctctggaaattcctccaggaattcctcgaggaattcttccaggaattgctttcggaattccgtcaggaatttctcccggaattcctccggaaattcttccaggaattcctccggaaattcctccaggaattcctccgaaaattcctccaggagttcttctggaaattcctccaggaattcctcgaggaattcttccaggaattcctttcggaattccgtcaggaatttctcccggaattcctccggaaattcctccagaaattcctccggaaattcctccaggaattcctccggaaattcctccaggaattcctccggaaattcctcaggaaatacctcgaagtattccttgaagaacttctggagaagctcttgaggcaattccaagagaaactcccgcaagaatttacagggagtattcctggagaaattctcggaggaattttcgaaggaactcctggaggaaatgttggaggagtttttggaatattttttgaaggaatttccggaggaattcctggagtaatttccggaggaatttccggaggaattcctggaggaatttccggaggaattcctggaggaatttccggaggaattcctggaggaatttccggaggaattcctggaggaatttccggaggaatttccggaggaattcctggaggaatttccggaggaattcctggaggaatttccggaggaattcctggaggaatttccggaggaattcctggaggaatttccggaggaattcctggaggaatttccggaggaattcctggaggaatttccggaggtattcctggaggaatttccggaggaattcctggaggaatttccggaggaattcctggaggaatttccggaggaattcctggaggaatttccggaggaattcctggaggaatttccggaggaattcctggaggaatttccggaggaattcctggaggaatttccggaggaattcctggaggaatttccggaggaatttccggaggaattcctggaggaatttccggaggaattcctggaggaatttccggaggaattcctggaggaatttccggaggaattcctggaggaatttccgaaggaattcctggagtaacttccggaggaattcctggagtaatttcaggaggaattcctggaggaatttccagaggaattcctggaagaatttccggaggaattcctggaggaatttccggaggaattccgggagaaattcctggcggaattcctggaagaattcctggaggaattttcggtggaattcctgggggaattcctggaggaattcctggaggaattcctggaggaattcctggaataattcctggaggaattcctgcaggaatactggaggaattcctggaggaatttctggaggaactcctggaggaatttccggaggaattcctggatgaatttccggaggaattcctggatgaatttccggagtaatttccggaggaattcctggaggaattcttagagaaatttccggaggaattcctggaagattttccgtaggaattcctggtgttcatcttcgaaaaattgaccccggaatcaccggaaccgattcccgggaaatctgaataccggttctacaatggccaacagtatttcagataaagcaatattagcccagaatgatgtattttgaaaatcacgatgtttgagatgccgcatgacgatattgaaccattttcaaaacttggccccggaactggaatccggaaaatctgtataccaattccataatggccaaatgtatcctaagtggccaaccattatgataaagtgccataattttcaaaatcatgtcgcatgatggtgtttgtttattttcgaaaattggaccctgGAACCactggaaccgattcccgggaaatccgaataccggttccaaaatggccaacagtatttcagacaacgccaaaacagcacagaatgatgcatcttgaaaaatcacgaagtttgaggtgtcgcatgatggtattgattcatattcaaaaattgaccccggaaccggttccccggaacatccgtaaaacgggttccaaggcacgtagtgaccgggatggacttctagacaaatttttctatcattctagtgcacttaggtctgaaaactgaacggctctcatatcgaaaatttactttttccaaaatggccaaatcgaatgacccattttgattccggaataactccggaaccaggtggccattccaacaatccctagcaaatctttaaaatagaaggatatccgcttattgtgtcaaaatttggtcgaaaaatattgaaaaacaaaaaatttataacgaaaataatgttttttcgcactctcgttatggggggttggtaacggaagggttaatggtgttgagataacaccatattctgaatctgcatgccaaactgagccgaaatccaaattttcattaattttggagcccgggaacctatctaaaaatcagtttgaagtttgtatgggagagatttgtcgaatcacccctcgtcgcattttgtactggacggagctgtcaatcagttacccagctgtcagaaagtgttttcaaaaaatctcttagaaattgattttaactaccaaaaaaaagttctaaaaatctgaaaaaaatcatggtggctcagaaaaaggtgctctgtcgctgaggattgcggactgaaatttgacagcagcctggctgctgccaaacctccaaaatgatcagagtgtgcctggatacacAACATATTTGCTGAGTCACGCTAAAGCAAGTGAAACGTTCAATGACACACAAACTTGTCATCATATACAAAAAACGTTTGAAACGTGtgaaaatcatgtgtaaaacttacccaaaatttgtaaattattcttCCAAGTCCATGTGGTATCAGCTGATTGATTATATACGTTTAATTGTATCTTTAGCTGCAATCAGTATGTTTAAATTTTGTGTGGAGTAGTTCATGCGTGCACTGTGAAattgatctccatagagataagcAACTCAACAACGGGGAGCACAGGAAGAAAAGAtacgtgctcaaattgaatgactaAAAAAGTTGAGTCCGCATCCCTCAGCTCTGTCGTatagaatcaaaaaatcaatacatttttcaaaatttaaaaccccaattgaaAATGTTGCAAATTTAAACATACCATTTCCATATCTTACCTTGTTTTATAAACCGGGCACTCGTAAATGTTCTTCGTCTCCTGTTTGTCCTGGGTAATAGCTTTGATAAATATGACCGGCATCTGTGGGAACAGTTCCTTCAACTGCGAACTGNNNNNNNNNNNNNNNNNNNNNNNGTTGGGGCGCTGTGGGTcagaaattgaaaatgtttgccaacttcattttttttattcagaattcttTTTATGTTTTTGGCAGTTGTCTCGTGATTTTGCATGGTTTCAGGCTTCTCAAGTGTAGATCCAATCATCTGATCACCAGAGTTCAGAGTGTTTCAGCTGAACTAGAATACCCTGAGTTAAAGTAAGATATCAAAGAACCACagagcagggtcgtgcaatttcgaaaggaaaacatgacgtacgacgactgtagcaaatcgtttcccatgcgaacggactgctgtgatgcttcatctctcacccagcaacacactcgttcgttgttgctacagaaacaagtgtgtatgaaacatgggatgatacacttggattttcgtttcatttatgagtcattgaaatacttcaacatgctaaaaacactatttaaaccacatttttaaatagtggtgcacgccaatagaatgataattatgttttatgaaagaggataacaaattcgaccacttaaatccaattaactggcgcccgtaaccattgagagactagcgcgcaccagtgagacactaatgctctgacgggtgaagcacaagcaatgcgaccgggtgggagactaccgagtgctacgatgagtggaaaagttttttttaacgaccgagtcattagaaaaatgtatgaaacacttgaagtgacttattcaaatgttgcatgaaagtgtatcattgaaacgaaattgtacgcccctgccaCAGAGTACAAGTGGTTTTCGCAACAGCTGTAATAACGACAGCAGATGGCAAGGACTGAACACAAAAACAGTTTTAATGATCCAGAgtgcactaaaaatgatcatataATGTTGTCTATTGGTCTTCAAGAAGGTTGTCTGGTTATTTTTTTAGTGAAGCCTCGTGGCCGTGTggttacccgaataaaaaatacagtagaaaaaccgagcgttgtattgtaacagtactatatggaatcatatttttacaatagacaccattgtaaaaataaaaatacaaaaacaataagatgtaatgtagacaccataccgtgaattgtaaataagatttttacaatatattatacaggttgttaagtatcgtaacaatataataaaatatttttctccatatatatatttttgcaaaaccatacattttattgttaatgaattgttctaaattctgatacgtgggtttaaatataccttacattgtatggtacatgaacggttttaaacaataaaatgtaccgtaaataaattgtttttaattgtaatttcacttctgattatacatttaatcaaatgattttggaatggttctcttttgttatgttgtattgttttacattacataaaccttataatgttatattatgttgaaattttactcctgttaattgcatcttaggcttactagatttattagaatacGCTTTGGGAATTATCCAGAGCATTTtgaataacccttcatatataggatcgcccacgtctaagtctgagtagtctctgattgcattaacagttgaagcttaggctcccatgccccaccagccagataaccgggttttgcaaactaagcattatttgtagcaacactttgagcggcatgatggaactatgccgagcgcgctaagtgttattagaccactaaggggctgtccataaaccacgtggtcatgagggggggggggggggggggggttcgacctataagcattttgtatggacgaataaaaaattttgtatggacaaatgaccacgcggggggggggggggggtgagaagtcccaaaaaaatgaccacgtggtttatggacagccccatgtaattgcatgaagtgggtgacgaggtacataagtatcattacagcgtgcttaaccgttattgcaatattaaggcaccagtttgactaaagtttgaaatacataacaactcatgagaaaactgtcaagttcgaatcaaatataagttaggttaaaaagtgaacccgcagatgaacctatacacggagaaactgaaaaactcaaaattaggtacttttaaactcaattttgagttctttttcatttcCCTTCTCATGCGctttttctattgttgtcagagagtgaagagaaaaacagaccaacttttgcagttcagtgcgtcaagccaacactgagtttctatcacagtactcaaatttgagtaaattcaacctagtcaaaatttcggttgtgtgaaaaaaacttaaaattaggtattttttttatctgtattaacgagatttttagctctaggctagttcatgtcgggacccacgctttacttcccttccgaaggaagaactcacattttgtgagtttgtcgggagtgggattcggtcccaggtcctcggcgtgatagtcacgtgttctaaccatccaaccaggtccgctccgcggtAAAAAAAATTGGTATTTTTTTACgcggaagcaagcgggaacaacccaacataaACATCGATtctatcaactcaaaattggcttgatgcacgcaaccccgaagttactcacttttgggtagtttcgtctctccgtgtacaatcatgacccgctggttgggggcttaatagttggatggctttttagttggggctccgttagttgagctgtcagccaactaaaaaacacctggatgtcataattcaatgtcaagcTGAAAATGACAActaatctgtaattccgaggggcgaactaatgagtttttggtttctcaaactttactgataatcaagaaaaatttctatttcatatttcttaaaaaaaaatatgtacaattacttcaaaacaaatgcaaaacatcggcaatctttattttgtcgattattcaaagcgttttgtgcttgcatttcggtccgggtggtttcataaacatctatattttcacttcaccgactaaaaatgggtgaaaatagttatttctcgcattggccatatatgtacatATCTTGCAAaatgtatcagttttgctctatatgtgaaacaaattgaaaaattttcctttttacttccaacctaaacatgattaaaaaaaccatgcgcacgccccttgtgctgctgtcacttcacccaactagcgaatcgaattcgttggttggttggaagtcgtggctcaacgagcgggttccgactgtatagAAGTCAtgtcagtgttcagtccagtccatcaTATGTTAACGATGGctagataaagtttgtcaatcgaatttgattcgattgtggtcgaaggcaagttcacatgagagaagaggagaaaactccccttaATGCAAATACataaagaatagtgttgaaccgaagaccactttatcaagaagacttgcagcactgctggaaATCGGGAGTCATTGTTAGCAGCGCTGCGCACGGATCAAGGTggaactattcatgatagtgtgagtAAGTCTTCATACAAGCACCaacacactcttacacttttatacaaaagTACCACCTTATCTCAACAGGCGGCGGTTTCCAAGTTGACCTCGCACTCttcatacctagcccgccatatttcttggatctgcagttcttaggacatctggtttaccactgatttaaacattttattgactttaaattgatgtttcaacttattcacttttttctctttcctttcctttgcatcaaaaaagccacaaacatcaacaactgaataaatagttgaaaatgcacggaaaaaaaatctaaaactgaataaatagttgaaaatgcacggaaaaataatatttcggaaaagtgaatggttcaaatgtaagaaaaaaaggtataatatattgttacataagaatcgaatgtaaatgtatagtagctacaatgtgcaaagcttttagcgaaccatttcatcacaatacactttattgtagctggtacactgcatggtgcaggaatggttttcaccaaacaccctatggttagtttttatccggctAGCGTCACCAACCGTAtaaacgtaccatgccatggggtgaggggtcgattcccgctccgagtgatgaagctTTTCGcacgaaatgtttcttcctcgtatccactggtgctcgtaatgtgtgtcgtgtccgttgtctagtgttaagtttcgctcagtctgtacagcctctggctgtagACGGTGTCCATAccttttttttcaataaacatGATTAGTTATGCATCGTTACTCGATGTAGTGTAATTGCCAGTtaccacaagtgtagacctgatgttctaaattccagagtagtttggctgAACTAGAATACCCCGAAAGATTTTGTAGGATTCCAAGAAGTCCATAGATTATGTTTTATTATGCTTGATATAGTTTCTAGCTATAACTGGTACTGTTACGGCTATTGATGGTAAGGAGTGATAGTgctctgatagggcctgaagggtagtgatacccttcctttgcgggcaggtcagatcgggttgcacgtgggcatcagttcttgatgtccgctcagcagtagggcgcgggcggggttgaccctgcccgccttccgaggacaaagggagtggcgaggaccactcgggaaactggctaagcgccagcatgctaccgtgatggactctccaaagcgagtcatcgatgttcgttgctgcaggctacgcagctaaccttgtgggtgcgatgtgcactagcccctctctgaagcaataccttcttggtggttccggagagacgtagggtttggcgaccataggaatggtttagtgggtacgaggagagagtagtcctggattttacttttgttgtagaagacggcctgtcagacctacactaccctaaccttctgttagggtgtctgttgagcagattatccccctatggtttagaaggaaaaaaaaaaaaaaaatggtaaggaGTGAATACCAGGACGGCTCAGAAGATCTCTAACATTTGGAACAATCTCTGTTTGTCTTCAGGGCTGCTTGGTAAATAAGGCTTATAATGTAGAGAAATTAACTATTACTGCAAGTGTAGATCTGAAATTTCGGAACTTCAGGTAGTTTTGTTGATCTGCAGTATCTTAAAATTATCTCAGAATGGCCTTGGTGCGTGGATACCATTTGGTTATGCTATGTTATTTGCCTCGGAATTTTTCTCGGAAACAGCtagaagctacactgaaaaagtTTTTCAGCTTAGTACAGCTTCTAAACAACCCCCTATGAGAGTTTCTGAcggagattttgtagaatattattttaatatttccaccggaaattctcACATATTTTCCAAGATGTCCGGAAGTGGGAATGAATTAATGCTTTAATATTTTTGTtgatttcttgcaggaattgtatttaattcggaattcttggaaaagatagaaaattcttgCGTAATCTCAGAACAATTCTACTTCAAATTCCCAAGAAATCTCCGGAATAATTGAGGAACCATTGGCCAAGTCAAACCCTACCTTTTCATTATTTGACACTCGCATTTCGTAAACAGCAATGCATAATGAGGGCATATCggttgacgatgggtattatcgacaggtttgttctcttcgtcatgaggggtttttgtcggccaaattttttgaaacttggccatataattcagcttggttgggaaggatttgagaccaactctgagttcaatagctgTCAAAAAACACCCCAtgccgaagagaacaaaactgccgaaaatacacaatttcccctacatTCAATTTCATATACATccataattcctttggaaattcctgcggcatatacaggggatagacaaaatgatcgggacaggcaaaattttcacttttcaaaaaatgttcaattagctgtaactttccgaaaagtgcatcaaatattctcaaatttttactgtaagtccttcaactagttgtgtatcagtggataaaatttggaaaacatcggacaattcttcacgaagttataaaattttttgaaaaagataaaattatccgatagccaactttgagctgttatatctccggattcaatgaaccgattgtaatgaaattttgacaattcatgacttatataatgaactctggaaaacatttgacttaacttgaaatttttaacaagcaaaaaagttatagcgattttagttttttcacgattttttagtaaattggtctatttttaatatgcatcccattacgttttcaacttattggcggctatgttgttactttccttcataacgcatttatatataagtcaattagagaaaaactaaatgaactataatttgcatcttgaattttgaaacgatgttgatgttttggataatttggtgttttattagaaaaataatctaatcgttataattttcttccgcgttaagaatattaagttaagtcaagggtttttcatagctcattatataagtcataaatggtcaaaatttcattgcaatcggttcattgaatccggagatataacagctcaaagttggctatcggataattttatctttttcaaaaaactttataacttcgtgaagaattgtccgatgttttccaaattttgtccactagtacacaactagttgatagacttacagtaaaaatttgagaatatttgaagcacttttcgaaaagttacagctaattgaacattttttgaaaagtgaaaattttgcctgtcccgatcattttgtctatcccctgtatgtatatatatatttttttgtcttTTCAGCCTAATgatctattcggcctaatgatctattcggcctaatgatctattcggcctaatgatctattcggcctaatgatctattcggcctaatgacctattcggcctaatgacctatttggCCAAATAATGTAACAGTATTTTCCGGCCACACGACCTTCTTCCGACCAAACGATATATCGGCCTGATGACCTCTTCGACCTAACAACTTTTTCGTTCTAACAAACGGTCTATTGGCgtatttcgataatactgtagATATTTTGACGAAACTACAATGGAAGAGCATGAACTCTATTTAAGTCAAAAACaaaatccatttacgtaatgaatccatttacgtaatggatccatttaagtatccccgactcattacttaaatggaggtttgagtaaATTTGAAAAGTCAAAGTGCTCAACCctaaacatttcgattttctgaaaaaaaaatcattgagaggATCCGGCAGGGCGATTAAAAAAAAGGCATTTTTTTatgagaattctcaaaaaatattttttttgtaatattttttcaatttgtgtatttttttcaatatttttttttattttgctctgCACCCAGATCTGAGGTAGGGGGGGCGGTGCAGGGCCCCAGGCCCCCACAtattaggggcccccacaaaaaccgatTTTGCATGCTAACATTAATATTATTTTTCATTggctcaagtactgttcaaaaacattcgctcatcgc includes:
- the LOC134287730 gene encoding dynein beta chain, ciliary-like (The sequence of the model RefSeq protein was modified relative to this genomic sequence to represent the inferred CDS: added 170 bases not found in genome assembly) → MQQTARKNEWPLDKMCLSCDVTKKFKEDISAPPREGAYVNGLYMEGARWDINIGSIASSQLKELFPQMPVIFIKAITQDKQETKNIYECPVYKTRDRGPTYVWTFNLKSKENPAKWTLGGVCLLLQV